A region from the Actinoplanes sp. OR16 genome encodes:
- a CDS encoding helix-turn-helix transcriptional regulator has product MEQPLPLIGRDREMRAITALSERGQATVLLVEGPPDSGRARLLRECAAAGRRRGLTVVEAADHVLLGHQPALLQDRGATGRPAAPGSTAATGLIVTTTPPPGAEVRRIRLAPLCPADVRRLVTAALGGARPGDRLLDLARVAAGRPGAVVRLIAGLRAEGLLRLSDATVVPVAGRLPECVRIRLGDRLATLSPPTRHLVQAAAALPSPFPPARLSALLGTGVVSLLPRIEEALESGLLVAAGDSLAFAHELVRGIVEDSMPRSVVAALHAERGQRPRPVPRRHAARPATTAMDWSVLSGREMEIAELVGQALTNRQIAARVGLSPHTVNYHLRQVFRKLGLSSRVELVSFLQRRAVKPVV; this is encoded by the coding sequence ATGGAACAGCCTCTTCCCCTGATCGGCCGGGACCGTGAGATGCGGGCGATCACCGCGCTGTCCGAGCGTGGCCAGGCCACGGTGCTGCTCGTCGAAGGGCCGCCGGACAGTGGGCGGGCCCGGCTGCTGCGCGAGTGCGCCGCCGCCGGACGACGACGCGGTCTCACCGTGGTCGAAGCCGCGGACCACGTGCTGCTCGGCCATCAGCCTGCGCTGCTCCAAGATCGCGGGGCGACGGGACGGCCGGCGGCACCGGGATCGACGGCAGCGACCGGACTGATCGTCACCACGACGCCGCCGCCCGGTGCCGAGGTGCGGCGGATCCGGCTCGCCCCGCTCTGCCCCGCCGACGTCCGCCGGCTGGTGACCGCGGCCCTGGGCGGCGCCCGGCCCGGCGACCGGCTGCTCGACCTGGCCCGGGTGGCGGCGGGCCGGCCGGGCGCGGTGGTACGCCTGATCGCCGGTCTGCGCGCCGAGGGTCTGCTGCGGCTCAGTGACGCAACGGTGGTTCCGGTCGCCGGCCGCCTGCCGGAGTGTGTGCGGATCAGGCTCGGCGACCGGCTGGCGACGCTGTCCCCGCCGACCCGCCATCTGGTGCAGGCCGCCGCCGCGCTGCCGTCACCGTTCCCACCGGCGCGGCTGTCCGCGCTGCTCGGTACGGGTGTGGTCAGCCTGTTGCCGAGGATCGAGGAGGCGCTCGAGTCGGGGCTGCTGGTCGCGGCCGGTGATTCGCTGGCGTTCGCTCACGAGCTGGTACGCGGGATCGTCGAGGACTCGATGCCGCGTTCAGTGGTGGCGGCCCTGCACGCCGAGCGCGGACAGCGCCCGCGGCCCGTCCCCCGGCGTCATGCGGCGCGCCCGGCGACGACGGCCATGGATTGGAGTGTCCTCAGCGGCCGGGAGATGGAGATCGCCGAGCTGGTCGGGCAGGCGCTGACGAACCGGCAGATCGCGGCGCGGGTCGGGCTGTCGCCGCACACCGTGAACTACCACCTGCGGCAGGTCTTCCGGAAGCTCGGCCTGTCATCGCGGGTGGAGCTGGTGTCGTTCCTGCAGCGCCGGGCCGTAAAGCCAGTCGTGTGA
- a CDS encoding FAD-dependent monooxygenase, whose translation MRIAIVGAGIGGLTAAAALTRRDAECVVFESRDALPDEGAGIQLSPNASSLLLDLGVELDFATAISHRELRRWSDGTLLTRTDLARYATPYRTMRRGALIAALHAAIPPAVVRWGSRCVAATSAVVTLAGGLTESFDAVIAADGLHTTAGSALVTSPPVDSGFVAHRAVLPLDAPDRVVVWLGPGTSCVAYPIGAGLLNLVVVSNGSSLAGWDPVVRDLVARAGNSFDRRVLYDREPLPAWHRDRLVLIGDAAHPMLPFIAQGAGQAIEDAVALAAHCDDPGRFEAARRDRVQRVFDLSRAGRHVHHLPDGGEQQARDRALAAAPPDSHDWLYGPALQERHQLHPR comes from the coding sequence ATGAGGATCGCCATCGTGGGCGCCGGCATCGGTGGCCTGACCGCCGCCGCCGCGCTCACCAGGCGGGACGCCGAGTGCGTGGTGTTCGAGAGCCGCGACGCGCTGCCGGACGAGGGGGCCGGCATCCAGCTCTCGCCGAACGCCTCGTCACTGCTCCTCGACCTGGGCGTCGAGCTGGACTTCGCGACCGCGATCAGTCATCGGGAGCTGCGTCGATGGTCCGACGGCACGCTGCTGACCAGGACGGATCTGGCCCGCTACGCGACGCCCTATCGGACCATGCGGCGGGGCGCGCTCATCGCCGCGCTGCACGCTGCGATTCCTCCGGCGGTCGTACGGTGGGGAAGCCGCTGCGTGGCGGCCACCAGCGCAGTGGTCACGCTCGCCGGCGGGCTCACGGAGAGCTTCGACGCGGTGATCGCCGCCGACGGCCTGCACACGACGGCGGGGTCGGCCCTGGTCACCTCACCACCGGTGGACAGCGGATTCGTCGCTCACCGCGCGGTGCTGCCGCTGGACGCTCCCGATCGGGTGGTGGTGTGGCTGGGCCCGGGGACCAGTTGCGTGGCCTACCCGATCGGGGCCGGGCTGCTGAACCTGGTGGTCGTGAGCAACGGCTCCTCTCTCGCCGGCTGGGACCCGGTCGTGCGCGATCTCGTCGCCCGCGCCGGGAACTCCTTCGACCGGCGGGTCCTCTACGACCGTGAACCGCTGCCGGCCTGGCACCGCGATCGGCTCGTGCTGATCGGCGACGCGGCGCACCCGATGCTGCCGTTCATCGCCCAGGGCGCCGGCCAGGCCATCGAGGACGCCGTGGCGCTCGCTGCCCACTGCGACGATCCCGGCCGGTTCGAGGCGGCCCGCCGCGACCGGGTCCAGCGGGTGTTCGACCTGTCCCGGGCCGGCCGGCACGTCCACCACCTGCCCGACGGCGGCGAGCAGCAGGCCCGGGACCGGGCGCTCGCCGCCGCGCCGCCGGACTCACACGACTGGCTTTACGGCCCGGCGCTGCAGGAACGACACCAGCTCCACCCGCGATGA
- a CDS encoding 2-amino-3,7-dideoxy-D-threo-hept-6-ulosonate synthase, whose product MYGNESFGRRLRLGHLNRRGGSGLLLVPLDHTMGAGPLRPDGDLDALVAELAEHGADGVVLHKGAARRIRPARFRDLSLIVQLNASTRMSADPDAKYPVATVEEALRLGAHAVSVHVNASSRTEAAQIAHLADVAEACDRWSVPLMAMMYVRGPAVRDGQAPGLVAHAITVAAEMGADLVKTALPDDPAAAARVIAGATVPVLAAGGTPGAEPETVLTRMAAAMRAGAAGVAVGRLVFTADDPGAMLHRLAAVVHDRTPAGVR is encoded by the coding sequence ATGTACGGCAACGAATCCTTCGGGCGCCGGCTGCGCCTGGGGCACCTGAACCGCCGGGGTGGTTCCGGCCTGCTGCTGGTGCCGCTCGACCACACGATGGGCGCCGGCCCGCTGCGACCGGACGGTGATCTGGACGCCCTCGTCGCCGAGCTCGCCGAGCACGGCGCCGACGGCGTCGTGCTCCACAAAGGCGCCGCGCGGCGGATCCGGCCGGCCCGGTTCCGCGACCTGTCGCTGATCGTCCAGCTCAACGCGAGCACCCGGATGTCCGCCGACCCGGACGCCAAGTACCCGGTCGCCACCGTCGAGGAGGCGCTGCGGCTGGGAGCGCACGCGGTGAGCGTGCACGTCAACGCGTCCTCCCGCACCGAGGCCGCGCAGATCGCGCACCTGGCCGACGTGGCGGAGGCCTGCGACCGCTGGTCGGTGCCGCTGATGGCGATGATGTACGTCCGCGGTCCCGCGGTCCGCGACGGCCAGGCGCCGGGTCTCGTGGCACACGCGATCACCGTCGCCGCCGAGATGGGCGCCGACCTGGTGAAGACGGCCCTGCCCGACGACCCGGCGGCGGCTGCCCGGGTCATCGCGGGCGCCACGGTTCCGGTGCTCGCCGCCGGTGGCACGCCCGGCGCGGAGCCGGAGACCGTGCTCACCCGGATGGCGGCGGCGATGCGGGCCGGCGCGGCCGGGGTGGCGGTGGGCCGGCTGGTCTTCACCGCCGACGACCCGGGCGCGATGCTGCACCGCCTCGCCGCGGTGGTCCACGACCGCACCCCGGCAGGTGTCCGATGA
- a CDS encoding NAD(P)-dependent alcohol dehydrogenase has product MKALTQKRYGGPETLDFTDVARPAATGDRVLVRVRAASVNAYDWHVMRGDPRAARLTFGLRGPKAAIRGRDFAGTVEAVGPDVTLFQVGDEVFGDTVHAGGTLAEYVAVPQDRMAIRPPAITAEQAAAMPLAGVTASQGMRSLRPGQKALIIGGSGGVGTFAVQMGKSKEAEVTAVCSTRNVDLLRSLGVDHVIDYRKEEVGGRYDLVFDLVGSHSLGGLRRLVAPGGTLVLSGGGVYRGGSLVGPMRLIIQAQLASRFVAERIEILSAVTDHASLTALAALVAGGTVKPVIDRTFPLPAAADAIRYLETEHARAKVVITV; this is encoded by the coding sequence ATGAAGGCTCTGACGCAGAAGCGCTACGGCGGGCCGGAGACGCTGGACTTCACCGACGTGGCGCGGCCCGCCGCCACCGGTGACCGGGTGCTCGTGCGGGTGCGGGCCGCATCGGTGAACGCGTACGACTGGCACGTCATGCGCGGCGATCCCCGCGCAGCCCGGCTCACGTTCGGGCTGCGCGGGCCGAAGGCGGCGATCCGCGGGCGCGACTTCGCCGGCACGGTGGAGGCGGTCGGCCCGGACGTCACGCTCTTCCAGGTCGGCGACGAGGTGTTCGGCGACACCGTGCACGCCGGTGGCACGCTCGCCGAGTACGTCGCGGTCCCGCAGGATCGGATGGCGATCCGGCCGCCCGCGATCACGGCGGAACAGGCGGCCGCCATGCCGCTGGCCGGGGTCACGGCGTCGCAGGGCATGCGGTCCCTGCGACCGGGGCAGAAGGCCCTGATCATCGGGGGTTCGGGTGGGGTCGGGACTTTCGCCGTACAGATGGGGAAGTCGAAGGAAGCGGAAGTGACAGCGGTGTGCAGCACCCGCAACGTCGATCTGCTGCGGTCGCTCGGCGTCGACCACGTGATCGACTATCGGAAGGAGGAGGTCGGGGGCCGCTACGACCTGGTGTTCGACCTGGTCGGCAGCCACTCCCTCGGAGGGCTGCGGCGGCTGGTGGCGCCCGGCGGCACGCTGGTCCTCTCCGGCGGCGGGGTCTATCGGGGCGGCAGCCTCGTCGGGCCGATGCGGCTGATCATCCAGGCGCAGCTGGCCTCACGGTTCGTCGCGGAACGCATCGAGATCCTCTCCGCCGTCACCGATCACGCGTCGCTCACCGCGCTCGCCGCACTGGTCGCGGGCGGCACGGTGAAGCCGGTCATCGACCGGACGTTCCCGCTGCCGGCCGCGGCGGACGCGATCCGTTACCTGGAGACCGAGCACGCCCGCGCCAAGGTCGTCATCACGGTCTGA
- a CDS encoding TetR/AcrR family transcriptional regulator → MVKTLRLNRDRVLRAAVDLADSIGLEQLSMRRLATELDVVPMALYKHVANKDELLDGMVDVVVGDIDPPAGPGADWKPAVRQRILSARRTMLRHPWASRAIEKRQAPTTVVLAYMNSVIGMLRAGGMSAALTHHAMHALGSRILGFTQELFTADSSAPPPDMTLFPHVLEMAVTAAHETGSVVGAGCDDQFEFEFALDLLLDGLERLHQQNWTPHH, encoded by the coding sequence GTGGTGAAAACGCTGCGGCTGAACCGCGACCGGGTGCTGCGCGCCGCCGTGGATCTCGCCGACTCGATCGGCCTGGAGCAGCTGAGCATGCGCCGGCTCGCGACCGAGCTCGACGTCGTGCCGATGGCCCTCTACAAGCACGTGGCGAACAAGGACGAGCTGCTCGACGGCATGGTCGACGTGGTCGTCGGCGACATCGACCCGCCCGCCGGCCCGGGCGCCGACTGGAAACCGGCGGTGCGGCAGCGCATCCTGTCGGCCCGGCGCACGATGCTCCGCCACCCGTGGGCGTCACGGGCCATCGAGAAACGGCAGGCGCCCACCACTGTCGTCCTCGCGTACATGAACTCGGTCATCGGCATGCTGCGAGCCGGCGGCATGTCCGCCGCCCTGACCCACCACGCGATGCACGCCCTGGGAAGCCGCATCCTCGGCTTCACGCAGGAACTCTTCACGGCGGACTCCTCGGCGCCGCCGCCCGACATGACCCTCTTCCCGCACGTCCTGGAGATGGCGGTGACCGCGGCCCACGAGACGGGCTCCGTCGTCGGCGCCGGCTGCGACGACCAGTTCGAGTTCGAGTTCGCCCTCGACCTCCTCCTCGACGGCCTGGAACGCCTCCACCAGCAGAA
- a CDS encoding 3-dehydroquinate synthase II family protein, protein MTSRECWLDLRGAGDWRAAVIEEAIHQGFEAIVSDDENDLTGLPPTVRAIHVVNGEPTDPAVTRIDVTDAATLDLACEHVRREALTVLRFHDPTHIPLEIVLAAADGATGRIITEVDDVETAEVHLSVLERGPDGVLLRPSGPGDATKLAEVVRRRSPDLDLVTLTVTGVRHCGSGERACVDTCSYLGQDEGILVGSRSRGLLLCVSETHPLPYMPMRPFRVNAGAVMSYTLGDAERTRYLCELEAGSTVLAVRADGRTRPVTVGRVKIETRPLLAIDALAPTGEQLNLIVQDDWHVRLLGPGGVVHNSTELRPGDTILGHLPGRERHVGYPIDERCHEL, encoded by the coding sequence ATGACATCGAGAGAGTGCTGGCTCGATCTCAGGGGCGCCGGTGACTGGCGGGCAGCGGTCATCGAAGAAGCCATCCACCAGGGATTCGAAGCCATCGTCAGCGACGACGAGAACGACCTGACCGGCCTGCCGCCGACGGTGAGGGCCATCCACGTCGTGAACGGGGAACCGACCGACCCGGCCGTCACCCGCATCGACGTCACCGACGCCGCCACCCTCGACCTGGCCTGCGAGCACGTGCGCCGCGAGGCCCTCACCGTGCTGCGCTTCCACGACCCCACGCACATCCCCCTGGAGATCGTGCTGGCCGCCGCGGACGGCGCGACCGGCCGGATCATCACCGAGGTCGACGACGTCGAGACCGCCGAGGTGCACCTCAGCGTCCTCGAACGCGGCCCGGACGGGGTGCTGCTGCGTCCCAGCGGACCCGGCGACGCCACGAAACTGGCCGAGGTGGTCCGCCGCCGGTCACCCGACCTCGACCTGGTCACCCTCACCGTCACCGGGGTGCGGCACTGCGGCTCCGGCGAGCGGGCCTGCGTGGACACCTGCTCCTATCTGGGACAGGACGAGGGCATCCTGGTCGGGTCGCGGTCTCGCGGGCTGCTGCTCTGTGTCAGTGAGACGCACCCGTTGCCGTACATGCCGATGCGTCCCTTCCGGGTCAACGCCGGCGCTGTCATGTCCTACACGCTCGGTGACGCCGAGCGGACCCGTTACCTCTGCGAGCTCGAAGCGGGTTCGACGGTGCTGGCCGTGCGCGCCGACGGCCGTACCCGCCCGGTCACCGTCGGGCGCGTCAAGATCGAGACTCGGCCGCTGCTGGCGATCGACGCGTTGGCGCCGACCGGCGAGCAGCTCAACCTGATCGTGCAGGACGACTGGCACGTGCGGCTGCTCGGGCCGGGCGGCGTCGTGCACAACTCCACCGAGCTCAGGCCGGGCGACACGATCCTCGGTCACCTGCCCGGCCGGGAACGGCACGTCGGCTACCCCATCGACGAACGGTGTCACGAGCTATGA
- a CDS encoding phenylacetate--CoA ligase family protein: MTMPATFAELTKLQEDRLPATLAAAAASPFYRDRVGKDLRDLPLTTKADLRDAYPFGMLAVPRERLATYHESSGTTGIPTSSYYSAADWEDLISRYARMHVGIGPSDTLLVRTPYALMLTGHVAQAGALACGATVVPADNRSAATPYATVVRLLHDLDVTLTWSLPTETLLWAAAARQAGLRPGHDFPALRALLVAGEPLSRAKRDRIAQLWQAPVVEEYGASETGGLAGECPHGTLHLWADRAIFEVLDPETGRITPDGAGELVVTPLFREAMPLLRYHIGDRVEVTYRDCACGWALPAVRVLGRSADASPALEELVFRLPAEYGVLFWRAKRLPAGLRIQIEADAWYADAAAKELAATVESAYQVKVVIEALPPGSLVPPRVLTAGPEVMKPRGLFDADEDWDRALRYY, from the coding sequence ATGACGATGCCCGCCACGTTCGCCGAGCTGACGAAGCTCCAGGAGGACCGGCTGCCCGCGACCCTGGCCGCGGCAGCCGCCTCACCCTTCTACCGGGATCGCGTCGGCAAGGACTTGCGCGATCTCCCGCTGACCACCAAGGCCGACCTCCGTGACGCCTACCCGTTCGGCATGCTCGCCGTGCCCCGGGAACGGCTGGCGACCTACCACGAATCCAGCGGCACGACGGGCATCCCGACGTCGTCCTACTACTCCGCCGCCGATTGGGAGGACCTCATCTCCCGGTACGCGAGGATGCACGTGGGAATCGGCCCTTCCGACACGCTCCTGGTCCGCACCCCCTACGCGCTGATGCTCACCGGTCACGTGGCCCAGGCCGGCGCCCTGGCCTGCGGCGCCACGGTGGTCCCGGCCGACAACAGGTCGGCGGCCACCCCGTACGCCACGGTGGTCCGCCTGCTGCACGACCTGGACGTCACCCTGACCTGGTCGCTGCCGACCGAGACCTTGCTCTGGGCGGCCGCCGCCCGGCAGGCGGGGCTGCGGCCCGGCCACGACTTCCCGGCGCTGCGGGCGCTGCTGGTCGCCGGCGAACCGCTCAGCCGGGCGAAACGCGACCGGATCGCCCAGCTCTGGCAGGCGCCGGTCGTCGAGGAGTACGGCGCCAGCGAGACCGGTGGCCTGGCCGGCGAGTGCCCGCACGGCACCCTGCACCTCTGGGCCGATCGGGCGATCTTCGAGGTGCTCGACCCGGAGACCGGCCGGATCACCCCGGACGGCGCCGGCGAGCTGGTCGTGACGCCGCTGTTCCGGGAGGCGATGCCGCTGCTGCGCTACCACATCGGCGACCGGGTCGAGGTGACCTACCGGGACTGCGCGTGCGGGTGGGCACTGCCCGCCGTCCGGGTTCTGGGCCGGTCCGCCGACGCCTCGCCGGCACTGGAAGAGCTGGTCTTCCGGCTGCCCGCGGAGTACGGCGTGCTGTTCTGGCGGGCCAAGCGTCTCCCTGCCGGTCTGCGGATACAGATCGAGGCCGATGCCTGGTACGCCGACGCCGCGGCGAAGGAGCTCGCCGCCACGGTGGAGTCGGCGTACCAGGTGAAGGTCGTGATCGAAGCCCTGCCGCCCGGCTCGCTGGTGCCGCCGCGGGTGCTCACCGCCGGGCCGGAGGTCATGAAGCCGCGCGGGCTGTTCGACGCGGACGAGGACTGGGATCGTGCGCTGCGCTACTACTGA
- a CDS encoding AAA family ATPase, with protein MPWRLLGRETEIGSLTRILDDTAAGAGGFHTLTGPPGIGKSRLLRFAAERARPLGITVATREAFQLDQAAPLVTLAGALRDCRPASAAFGWLAHREPERADPFGTLQRLRASLEEAARERPLLIMIDDAQWMDELSALAIRELIPALASSPVRWLFAHRPPSVDDRRSPGHQLIQWLARDGGPPIRVHPLREAAIAQLSAEVVGAQVDNTVIALAASCGGNPLRAEQLLKALIATGQLLVTDGVASVIGDDLPSSFVESVRELLDTLSPEAGLLLRATSVFGRPFGIEEAARLTGRPVTDLYPLVGEAMTDFLVEDGLGGLAFAHDLVRQAVYSMLPFTMRQQLHRETAAMTRDAGRPALEVAEHQLRSGAAGAADAVRMVRSVAREIARVAPSAAAEVMLRALTDADPGDPERPALIADTVGLLAAAARLEEARKLGVEALGAGLDPQTEAVLLLGLAEACKHGGLNVKAVGYADDALRQTGVSPAVRARLHAVRAHALCYLGDLAGADDSGARSDELGRGAGEHGAAVFGLSARSLVAFTEGRLRDSLEHARTATALADASGGEAAHRHPRIWLGAALIALDEFGEAQQVIRAGRRESDRSGAAWTEPLWHHFQSTLYFATGRVEEAAVEAESGLAVVEQHSAYALAMPLLGMLMRIAVLRGDLAAAQAHREHVRELERGGVTAVPEDVLWPEAVLLSASGDQEGAFTLLSEVYAALPERPALLATEPGAAAAMVRIALDTGHKDTAESVVHAARRFAGRNPGVHGGAGAAAHAAGLYHQDVDRVLVAAEEFRLAGRPLALAAALEDAMLLGHEPAPQTEAAPVAADRSATCLPSLTPAERRVALQVGAGRTNIEIAEILFISKHTVDAHLRNIFAKLGVRRRAELAALVARECGATT; from the coding sequence ATGCCCTGGCGTCTTCTCGGCCGTGAAACGGAGATCGGCTCACTCACCCGGATCCTGGACGACACCGCGGCCGGCGCCGGCGGTTTCCACACCCTGACCGGGCCACCCGGCATCGGTAAGTCCCGGCTGCTGCGGTTCGCCGCCGAGCGCGCCCGGCCGCTCGGCATCACCGTCGCGACCCGGGAGGCGTTCCAGCTCGACCAGGCCGCGCCGCTGGTCACGCTGGCCGGGGCGCTGCGCGACTGCCGGCCCGCCTCCGCCGCGTTCGGCTGGCTCGCGCACCGGGAGCCGGAACGCGCCGACCCGTTCGGCACCCTGCAGCGGCTGCGCGCCTCGCTGGAGGAGGCCGCCCGCGAGCGCCCACTGCTCATCATGATCGACGACGCGCAGTGGATGGACGAGCTGTCCGCGCTGGCCATCCGCGAGCTGATCCCGGCGCTGGCCTCGTCGCCGGTGCGCTGGCTGTTCGCGCACCGGCCGCCGTCCGTCGACGACCGCCGCTCCCCCGGCCACCAGCTGATCCAGTGGCTGGCCCGGGACGGCGGCCCGCCGATCCGGGTGCATCCGCTGCGGGAGGCGGCGATCGCCCAGCTCAGCGCGGAGGTGGTCGGCGCGCAGGTGGACAACACGGTGATCGCCCTGGCCGCCTCCTGCGGCGGTAACCCGCTGCGCGCCGAACAGCTGCTGAAGGCGCTGATCGCCACCGGTCAGCTGCTCGTCACCGACGGGGTGGCGTCGGTGATCGGCGACGATCTGCCGTCCAGCTTCGTCGAGTCGGTGCGCGAGCTGCTCGACACGCTGTCGCCGGAGGCCGGTCTGCTGCTGCGCGCGACGTCGGTGTTCGGCCGCCCGTTCGGCATCGAGGAGGCGGCGCGGCTGACCGGCCGCCCGGTCACCGACCTCTATCCGCTGGTCGGCGAGGCGATGACGGACTTCCTGGTCGAGGACGGTCTCGGCGGTCTGGCCTTCGCCCATGATCTGGTACGCCAGGCCGTCTACAGCATGCTGCCCTTCACCATGCGCCAGCAGTTGCACCGGGAGACCGCGGCGATGACCCGGGACGCCGGCCGCCCCGCCCTGGAAGTGGCCGAGCACCAGCTGCGCAGTGGCGCCGCGGGAGCTGCCGACGCGGTCCGCATGGTCCGGTCGGTGGCCCGGGAGATCGCCCGGGTGGCGCCGAGCGCTGCCGCCGAGGTGATGCTGCGTGCTCTCACCGACGCCGATCCCGGCGACCCGGAACGGCCCGCCCTGATCGCCGACACGGTCGGCCTGCTCGCCGCCGCGGCCCGCCTGGAGGAGGCCCGCAAGCTGGGCGTCGAAGCGCTTGGCGCCGGTCTCGACCCGCAGACCGAGGCGGTGCTGCTGCTCGGGCTCGCCGAGGCGTGCAAGCACGGCGGCCTCAACGTCAAGGCGGTCGGGTACGCCGACGACGCCCTGCGTCAGACCGGCGTCTCCCCCGCGGTGCGGGCCCGGCTGCACGCCGTCCGCGCGCACGCCCTCTGCTACCTCGGCGATCTGGCCGGCGCCGACGATTCCGGCGCCCGCTCGGACGAGCTGGGCCGCGGAGCCGGCGAGCACGGGGCGGCGGTGTTCGGTCTCTCCGCGCGCAGTCTCGTGGCGTTCACCGAGGGGCGGCTGCGGGACTCGCTGGAGCACGCGCGTACCGCGACCGCCCTGGCCGACGCCTCCGGTGGCGAGGCGGCGCACCGGCACCCGCGGATCTGGCTGGGCGCGGCGCTGATCGCCCTCGACGAGTTCGGTGAGGCGCAGCAGGTGATCCGGGCCGGCCGCCGCGAGTCGGACCGGTCCGGCGCGGCCTGGACCGAGCCGCTCTGGCACCACTTCCAGTCGACGCTGTACTTCGCCACCGGCCGCGTCGAGGAAGCCGCCGTGGAGGCCGAGTCGGGCCTGGCGGTGGTCGAGCAGCATTCCGCGTACGCCCTGGCCATGCCGCTGCTGGGCATGCTCATGCGAATAGCGGTGCTGCGCGGTGACCTGGCCGCCGCACAGGCCCACCGCGAGCACGTGCGTGAGCTGGAGCGCGGCGGCGTGACGGCGGTCCCCGAGGACGTGCTCTGGCCGGAGGCGGTGCTGCTCTCCGCTTCCGGCGATCAGGAGGGCGCGTTCACGCTCCTCAGCGAGGTGTACGCGGCGCTGCCGGAGCGTCCTGCTCTGCTCGCCACCGAGCCGGGGGCGGCGGCGGCGATGGTCCGGATCGCCCTGGACACCGGTCACAAGGACACCGCCGAGTCGGTGGTCCACGCCGCGCGCCGGTTCGCCGGCCGCAACCCGGGGGTGCACGGCGGGGCCGGCGCCGCCGCGCACGCGGCCGGTCTGTATCACCAGGACGTCGACCGGGTGCTCGTCGCGGCCGAGGAGTTCCGGCTGGCCGGGCGGCCTCTCGCGCTCGCCGCGGCGCTGGAGGACGCGATGCTGCTGGGCCACGAGCCGGCGCCGCAGACCGAGGCCGCACCGGTCGCCGCCGACCGGTCGGCGACCTGCCTGCCGTCGCTCACCCCGGCGGAACGCAGGGTGGCGTTGCAGGTCGGCGCGGGGCGTACCAACATCGAGATCGCCGAGATCCTCTTCATCTCGAAGCACACCGTGGACGCCCATCTGCGCAACATCTTCGCGAAACTCGGTGTCCGCCGCCGGGCCGAACTCGCTGCCCTCGTCGCGCGGGAGTGCGGCGCAACCACGTGA